In a single window of the Pocillopora verrucosa isolate sample1 chromosome 4, ASM3666991v2, whole genome shotgun sequence genome:
- the LOC131773140 gene encoding eukaryotic translation initiation factor 3 subunit J-like — protein MADWDDEDFEPQDFSVKQSDKWEGEDEEDQDVKENWFDEEEDSEKKSEPSENQTEAAPQAKVKKRKTIKQAIQDKEDKAKERALKKQEENQSAQEKELTEEEQLAEKLRRQKLVEDADLELAKQAFGVKDDIGSKSIDDMKPSTKEEFVELSQLLVGKLSNYESNAEYVPFLEMLFRDLCASLDAEDVKRIGSTINVLSSEKLKAQKAKKGKKAVKKATLSGASAKAGRKEDLDAFGGGNYDYGDEFDDFM, from the exons atggcggactgGG ATGACGAGGATTTCGAGCCACAAGACTTTTCCGTAAAACAATCGGACAAATGGGAAGGGGAGGACGAAGAAGATCAGGATGTTAAG GAAAACTGGTTTGATGAAGAAGAGGATTCAGAAAAGAAATCGGAGCCATCCGAAAATCAAACTG AAGCAGCTCCTCAAgctaaagtaaagaaaagaaaaacaattaaacagGCTATACAAGATAAGGAGGACAAGGCCAAGGAAAGAGCTCTAAAGAAACAGGAGGAGAATCAATCAGCACAAGAG AAAGAATTAACAGAAGAAGAACAACTTGCAGAAAAGCTTAGAAGACAGAA ATTGGTAGAAGATGCAGATTTAGAATTAGCTAAACAAGCTTTTG GTGTGAAAGATGATATAGGATCCAAAAGTATAGATGACATGAAACCTTCAACTAAAGAAGAGTTTGTAGAACTGTCCCAATTACTTGTAGGAAAATTATCCAATTATGAG tccAATGCAGAATATGTCCCTTTCTTGGAAATGCTTTTTAGAGATTTATGTGCAAGCT tggatGCTGAAGATGTTAAACGAATAGGTAGCACAATAAATGTCCTCtcatcagaaaaattaaaagcacaGAAG gcaaagaaagggaaaaaggcTGTTAAGAAAGCCACTCTCTCAGGAGCTAGTGCCAAGGCTGGCAGAAAAGAGGACTTGGATGCATTTGGTGGTGGAAATTATGATTATGGAGATGAATTTGATGACTTCATGTGA